The following coding sequences lie in one Glycine max cultivar Williams 82 chromosome 19, Glycine_max_v4.0, whole genome shotgun sequence genomic window:
- the LOC100814844 gene encoding protein NEGATIVE GRAVITROPIC RESPONSE OF ROOTS, translating to MQNKIGGKQDNRKPNTYTTTHDAKQEPREEFSDWPDGLLAIGTFGNSNEVKEKTEKHILREDPSSSEEIADFTPEEIGKLQKELTKLLRQKPNVEKEIAELPLDRFLNCPSSLEVDRRISNVLCSDSEDKDKDEEEREKEEEEDIEKTLSVILGKFKEICANNSKKAIGKKSISFLLKKMFVCRSGFAPAPSLKDTLQLQESRMEKLLRIILHKKINSQHSSRALSLKKRLEDRKMPKEDEAENDDGCKWVKTDSEYIVLEI from the exons ATGCAAAACAAAATTGGTGGAAAACAAGATAACAGAAAACCAAACACATATACAACTACTC ATGATGCAAAGCAAGAGCCTCGTGAAGAATTCAGCGATTGGCCTGATGGTTTACTAGCCATTGGTACATTTGGAAATAGCAatgaagtaaaagaaaagacaGAGAAGCACATTCTCAGAGAGGATCCATCCTCGTCAGAGGAAATAGCAGACTTCACTCCTGAAGAAATCGGGAAACTACAAAAAGAGTTAACTAAACTGTTGAGACAAAAACCCAATGTGGAAAAGGAAATTGCTGAGCTTCCTCTGGACAGATTTCTCAATTGTCCATCAAGCTTGGAGGTTGATAGGAGAATCAGTAATGTACTTTGCAGTGATTCAGAAGACAAAgataaagatgaagaagaaagagaaaaagaagaagaagaagatattgAAAAGACACTTAGTGTCATACTTGGTAAATTCAAAGAGATTTGTGCAAATAACAGCAAGAAAGCAATTGGGAAgaaatcaatttcatttttgcTGAAGAAGATGTTTGTTTGTAGAAGTGGATTTGCTCCAGCACCGAGCCTTAAAGACACCCTTCAGCTCCAAGAATCAAGAATGGAGAAG CTTTTAAGGATAATTCTTCACAAGAAAATAAACTCCCAACATTCTTCTCGGGCATTGTCCCTCAAGAAGCGCCTCGAGGACAGGAAGATGCCAAAGGAGGATGAAGCTGAAAATGATGATGGCTGTAAATGGGTCAAGACTGATTCTGAAT ATATTGTTTTAGAGATTTAA
- the LOC100814313 gene encoding potassium transporter 5 — MSGEADRTSIEEEMDTGKETAEKNLKLKDRKVSWAKLRRVDSLNLEAGRVSTVAHNPYQMGWRTTLILAFQSIGVVYGDIGTSPLYVYASTFTKKINNNDDILGVLSLIIYTIVLIPLLKYVFIVLWANDNGNGGAFALYSLICRHIKMSLIPNQEPEDRELSNYKLETPSTEFKRAQKLKQKLEGSHVARVVLILLAIVGTSMVIGDGILTPSISVLSAVSGISTSLGQDAVVGITIAILAVLFYVQRFGTDKVGFAFAPIILVWFLFIGGIGLYNLFKYDIGVLRAFNPKYIYDYFKRNGKEGWISLGGVFLCITGSEAMFADLGHFNVRSIQISFSCITFPAIVAAYIGQAAFLRKFPEKVANTFYDSIPDPLYWPTFVVAVAAAIIASQAMISGAFSIISQALSLGCFPRVRVVHTSIKHQGQVYIPEVNYMFMIACIVVCAAFKTTEKISHAYGIAVIGDMMITTTLVSLIMLVLWKKSLWRVGLFFLGFGFVEIVYFSSQLTKFTGGGYLPIVSAMFLTAVMGIWHYVHKERYMFELKNKVSSAYLNELANNPDVRRVPGIGLLYSELVQGIPPIFQHLIDNIPSIHSIIVFVSIKAIPVSRVASEERFLFRQVEPRDYRVFRCVVRHGYNDVLEDPAEFESHLIQNLKAFVQHENYMLEVDGTEHASAETEMIAAVGKGSSNRIIPDQAAASSDSIRSLGASATKSSSFISPPIQGAEDEIKFIDKALEKGVVYMLAEAEVVAHPSSSILNKIVVNYVYSFFRKNFRQGQNSMAIQRNRLLKVGMTYEI; from the exons GAGATGGACACAGGAAAGGAGACTGCAGAGAAGAACCTGAAGCTCAAAGACCGAAAGGTATCATGGGCAAAGCTACGCCGCGTAGATTCTCTCAATTTAGAAGCTGGAAGAGTTTCTACGGTTGCTCACAACCCCTACCAG ATGGGTTGGAGGACGACGCTGATCTTAGCATTTCAAAGCATAGGGGTGGTATACGGTGATATTGGTACATCACCACTTTATGTGTATGCAAGCACcttcactaaaaaaattaacaacaatgATGACATTCTTGGCGTCTTGTCTCTCATCATCTATACCATCGTGCTCATACCTTTGCTTAAATATGTCTTCATCGTATTGTGGGCCAACGACAACGGCAACG GTGGAGCGTTTGCACTCTATTCGCTAATCTGTAGGCATATAAAGATGAGTTTGATTCCAAATCAAGAACCAGAGGACAGGGAGCTTTCTAACTACAAACTTGAAACACCGTCTACTGAGTTTAAACGAGCCCAGAAACTAAAGCAGAAGCTTGAGGGCAGTCATGTTGCGCGGGTTGTGCTTATTCTTCTAGCTATAGTGGGAACTTCCATGGTCATAGGAGACGGGATTCTTACACCGTCAATCTCag TCCTTTCTGCGGTCAGTGGGATCAGTACATCTTTAGGTCAAG ATGCTGTTGTGGGGATCACTATAGCAATCTTGGCAGTCCTATTTTATGTGCAACGATTTGGTACAGATAAAGTGGGGTTCGCATTCGCTCCAATAATTTTGGTGTGGTTTTTATTCATTGGTGGAATTGGCctttacaatttatttaaatatgacaTTGGCGTATTACGTGCTTTTaatccaaaatatatatatgattactTCAAACGGAACGGCAAGGAAGGATGGATATCACTTGGTGGAGTCTTTTTGTGCATAACAG GATCCGAGGCCATGTTTGCTGACTTGGGTCACTTTAATGTACGATCCATTCAA ATTAGCTTTTCTTGCATCACATTTCCTGCAATAGTGGCTGCATATATTGGGCAAGCAGCATTTCTACGGAAGTTCCCTGAGAAAGTGGCCAATACTTTCTATGATAGTATACCGG ATCCCTTATATTGGCCAAcatttgttgttgctgttgctgcTGCCATTATAGCTAGCCAGGCAATGATTTCGGGAGCATTCTCTATTATATCTCAGGCCCTAAGTCTAGGTTGTTTCCCAAGAGTTAGGGTAGTGCACACTTCCATTAAACATCAGGGTCAGGTGTATATTCCTGAGGTCAACTACATGTTCATGATTGCATGTATTGTGGTCTGTGCTGCCTTCAAGACCACAGAAAAGATTAGCCATGCATATG GGATTGCAGTTATTGGTGATATGATGATCACAACAACACTAGTTTCGCTAATAATGCTTGTTTTGTGGAAAAAGAGTCTGTGGCGAGTGGGTCTGTTCTTTTTGGGATTCGGTTTCGTTGAGATTGTTTATTTCTCTTCTCAACTAACCAAGTTTACAGGAGGAGGGTATCTTCCAATAGTATCAGCTATGTTCTTGACGGCAGTGATGGGAATCTGGCATTATGTGCACAAAGAAAGATACATGTTTGAATTGAAAAACAAGGTTTCGAGTGCGTATTTGAATGAACTGGCCAACAACCCAGACGTAAGGAGAGTGCCCGGAATAGGACTTCTGTACTCAGAGCTAGTACAAGGCATTCCTCCCATATTCCAACACTTAATAGACAACATACCATCTATCCATTCAATTATTGTGTTTGTCTCCATCAAGGCAATTCCTGTTAGTAGAGTTGCATCAGAGGAGCGCTTTTTGTTTCGGCAGGTGGAGCCGAGAGATTACAGAGTTTTTCGTTGTGTTGTGAGGCATGGTTACAATGACGTGCTTGAGGATCCTGCAGAGTTTGAGTCACACTTGATACAAAATCTCAAGGCATTCGTTCAACATGAGAACTATATGCTCGAGGTTGATGGAACTGAACACGCATCAGCTGAGACTGAGATGATAGCAGCAGTAGGTAAGGGTTCTTCCAACAGAATAATCCCAGATCAAGCTGCAGCCTCATCCGACTCCATTCGATCATTGGGGGCCAGTGCGACCAAGTCATCCTCTTTCATTTCCCCACCCATCCAGGGAGCTGAAGACGAAATCAAATTCATAGACAAAGCATTGGAGAAGGGCGTCGTCTATATGCTAGCAGAAGCAGAGGTAGTTGCTCACCCATCTTCCTCCATCTTGAATAAGATTGTTGTCAACTATGTTTATAGCTTCTTCAGAAAGAACTTTAGACAAGGCCAGAATTCCATGGCAATCCAACGCAACAGACTTCTCAAGGTTGGAATGACTTATGAAATATGA
- the LOC100811820 gene encoding linoleate 13S-lipoxygenase 3-1, chloroplastic: MAIAKQLMGFSSFVSASSKVFLHNKHGIFWVNPILLPLENTRLRMGAKFPVAAISEDLIKTTLTVHAKKPLQFKVRAVVTVRNKIKEDFKETMLKHLDAINDSIGTRNVVLELISTEIDPKTKSPKKSSKAALMDWSKKSNVKAERVNYTTEFIVDSNFGVPGAITVTNKHQREFFLESITIEGFVSGAVHFPCKSWVQGERIFFSNKTYLPGDTPAGLRVLREKELINLRGDGKGVRTLSDRIYDFDTYNDLGNPDEGVELTRPTLGGSQNHPYPRRCRTGRAPTDTDMHAESRVEMPLPMYVPRDEQFDESKLNTFVIKRLKAVVHNLIPGLKASLSANNHDFNRFSDIDDLYSDGLPLQDEILKKIPLLQVLTKIQECSQGLLKYDTPKIISKDKFAWLRDDEFARQAIAGVNPVNIEGLKVFPPVSKLDPEIYGHQDSALKEEHILGQLNGMTVQQAIVENKLFMVNYHDVYVPFLDGINALDGRKSYATRTIFFLTPLGTLKPIAIELSLGPSSGWKRVVTPPVDATTNWKWQLAKAHVCANDAGVHQLVNHWLRTHACMEPFILSAHRQLSAMHPVFKLLDPHMRYTLDINALARQKLINADGIIESCFTPGRYCMEISCGAYKNGWSFDMEGLPADLMRRGMAVPDPTQPNGVKLLIEDYPYATDGLLIWSAIENWVRTYVNHYYRHASLICNDKELQAWYSESINVGHADLRHQRCWPTLNNSEDLVSILTTLIWTVSAQHAAINFGQYPYGGYVPNRPPLMRRLIPFPEDEAEYANFLADPQKYFLNALPSVLQATKYMSIVDILSTHSSDEEYLGERRHSSIWSGDADITEAFCSFSAEIRRIEKEIERRNLDPSLRNRCGAGVLPYELLAPTSRPGVTCRGIPNSVST; encoded by the exons ATGGCCATTGCAAAGCAACTTATGGGTTTTTCCTCATTTGTTTCTGCTTCCTCCAAAGTGTTTCTGCACAACAAGCATGGCATCTTCTGGGTCAATCCTATCCTGCTTCCTTTGGAAAACACAAGGTTGAGGATGGGAGCAAAGTTTCCGGTGGCAGCTATCAGTGAGGATTTGATAAAGACCACACTGACAGTGCATGCAAAGAAACCATTGCAATTCAAGGTCAGAGCTGTGGTGACAGTGAGGAATAAGATCAAAGAGGATTTCAAAGAGACTATGTTGAAGCATTTGGATGCCATCAATGATAGCATCGGAACAAGAAATGTTGTGCTGGAGCTTATCAGCACCGAGATTGATCCAA AAACGAAATCTCCAAAGAAGAGCAGCAAAGCAGCGCTAATGGACTGGTCGAAGAAATCCAATGTCAAAGCAGAGAGAGTTAATTATACAACTGAATTCATTGTGGACTCGAATTTTGGAGTCCCTGGAGCTATTACTGTGACAAACAAACACCAAAGAGAGTTCTTCTTGGAAAGTATAACCATCGAAGGGTTTGTCAGTGGAGCAGTTCATTTCCCCTGCAAGTCGTGGGTACAAGGAGAGAGGATATTCTTTTCTAACAAG ACATATTTACCTGGTGATACACCTGCTGGGCTTAGAGTATTGAGGGAGAAGGAGCTGATAAATCTTAGAGGTGATGGGAAAGGAGTTAGAACATTATCTGATAGAATATATGATTTCGATACATACAACGATCTGGGAAATCCAGATGAAGGAGTTGAGCTTACCAGACCAACTCTCGGTGGATCCCAAAATCATCCATACCCAAGACGCTGTCGTACTGGCCGCGCCCCCACTGATACAG ATATGCATGCTGAGAGTCGTGTGGAGATGCCACTGCCTATGTACGTACCAAGAGACGAACAATTTGATGAGTCTAAGCTGAACACATTCGTAATCAAGAGGCTCAAGGCAGTGGTCCATAACTTGATCCCTGGTCTTAAGGCTAGTCTTTCTGCTAATAACCATGACTTCAACAGATTTTCAGACATTGACGACCTTTACAGTGATGGCCTGCCCTTGCAAGatgaaattttgaagaaaattccATTGCTACAAGTGCTCACAAAGATACAAGAATGCAGCCAGGGACTTCTTAAGTATGACACTCCCAAGATTATTTCCA AGGACAAGTTTGCCTGGCTGCGAGATGATGAATTTGCCCGGCAAGCAATAGCAGGAGTCAACCCCGTTAACATTGAGGGGCTTAAAGTTTTCCCACCGGTGAGCAAACTCGACCCGGAAATATATGGCCACCAAGATTCTGCACTCAAAGAAGAGCATATTCTGGGACAACTTAATGGCATGACCGTGCAACAG GCAATAGTGGAAAATAAGCTGTTTATGGTAAATTACCACGATGTCTATGTTCCATTTCTTGACGGGATCAATGCCCTTGATGGGAGAAAATCCTATGCTACCCGCACCATATTTTTCTTGACACCACTTGGCACTCTCAAGCCTATTGCTATAGAACTTAGCCTCGGACCAAGTTCCGGATGGAAACGTGTAGTTACCCCTCCTGTGGATGCAACTACAAATTGGAAGTGGCAGCTTGCCAAAGCTCATGTGTGTGCCAATGATGCTGGGGTGCACCAACTTGTTAACCATTG GTTACGCACACATGCCTGCATGGAACCATTTATATTGTCTGCTCATAGGCAATTAAGTGCAATGCATCCTGTTTTTAAGCTGTTGGATCCACACATGAGGTACACGTTAGACATCAATGCTTTAGCTCGCCAGAAACTGATCAATGCTGATGGAATCATTGAGTCTTGTTTTACTCCTGGGCGCTACTGCATGGAGATCAGTTGTGGAGCATACAAAAACGGGTGGAGCTTTGACATGGAGGGCCTCCCTGCAGATCTCATGCGCAGGGGAATGGCGGTACCAGACCCAACACAACCAAATGGTGTAAAGCTCCTAATTGAAGACTACCCTTATGCAACGGATGGACTTCTGATCTGGTCTGCAATTGAGAACTGGGTCCGCACCTATGTGAACCACTACTACCGCCATGCAAGCCTGATTTGCAATGACAAAGAGCTACAAGCTTGGTACTCTGAGTCAATCAATGTGGGTCATGCTGATCTTAGGCATCAAAGGTGCTGGCCCACATTGAATAACAGCGAGGATCTTGTGTCTATCCTTACCACCTTGATTTGGACGGTATCCGCACAACATGCAGCTATTAATTTTGGGCAGTACCCTTACGGAGGTTATGTGCCAAATCGTCCTCCCTTAATGAGAAGATTAATCCCATTTCCAGAGGATGAGGCAGAATATGCCAATTTCTTAGCAGATCCCCAAAAGTATTTCCTAAATGCGTTGCCCAGCGTGTTACAGGCTACAAAATATATGTCTATAGTTGACATACTCTCTACCCACTCATCTGACGAGGAGTATTTGGGAGAGCGCCGACACTCATCCATTTGGTCAGGTGACGCAGACATCACTGAGGCATTCTGTAGCTTCTCCGCAGAGATCAGACGGATAGAGAAGGAGATTGAGAGAAGGAACCTCGATCCATCACTCAGGAACCGTTGTGGCGCAGGGGTTTTACCTTACGAGTTACTTGCACCTACCTCTCGACCCGGCGTTACATGTAGAGGGATTCCTAATAGTGTGTCCACGTAA